A portion of the Cryptomeria japonica chromosome 5, Sugi_1.0, whole genome shotgun sequence genome contains these proteins:
- the LOC131070648 gene encoding brassinosteroid-responsive RING protein 1-like, producing MGLPVGLRNIAIPRVLLYLALVMAYLETGIYWFLSGLGLCDAPEEEINLWREFLEISSAISSSSGQMIKRRLSVITFRNVAEKLIEIEEDFVCAVCLSSFKEDDEIRELRNCCHIFHRNCLDKWIDNNQDTCPFCRCALLPPIQSVDE from the coding sequence ATGGGACTTCCTGTAGGTCTTCGTAATATCGCTATACCCAGAGTGCTGCTCTACTTGGCATTAGTCATGGCTTATTTAGAGACTGGAATTTATTGGTTTCTTTCTGGTCTTGGGCTGTGCGACGCACCAGAAGAAGAGATCAATCTTTGGCGAGAATTCTTAGAAATTTCCTCTGCCATTTCTTCTTCTTCAGGGCAGATGATTAAGCGTAGGTTGTCTGTCATAACATTCCGAAATGTTGCAGAGAAGTTGATTGAGATTGAAGAGGATTTTGTATGCGCGGTCTGCTTGAGCTCTTTCAAAGAAGATGATGAAATCCGAGAGTTGCGCAATTGCTGCCACATTTTTCACAGAAATTGTTTGGATAAATGGATTGATAACAATCAGGATACCTGCCCTTTCTGCAGATGTGCTCTGCTTCCACCGATTCAAAGTGTTGATGAATGA